The genomic stretch CTATCTGAAAAACAAGAGGTTGATATTGCAGTCACATTGAAACATGTCTTgagtaaacacatttttattgagcTGAGTAATGGTCACAATCTAGTGCAAAGGCTCTATAGtagtatttaaatctatattCTAACAATAGTAAATTTACTACTCACTCTTGTGTTTTAGAGAGACATTGCCTGAACGCACAAGCGTGGTAAAGTTTCTCAGCACGTGCCACTTCTACATCCAAGCTCTCTGAGAGTCTTGGATGGGATAGGGCTGGGGTGAGTGACATCTGTGGTATACTCTGGTATTTGTTGAGCAAAATCTCATAAACTGCAGGGAGCAGATCGTTTTCATAGCATTGTTCTTTGAATGGAAGGGATGACAGAAGCTCTTTCTCTGCAAAATGACAACATCATTAAAGGAAACAATACAAATTCattaatagacaaaaaattatatagtgtatatatatatatatatatatatatatatatatatatatatatatataaaataagcagTAAATAATTATGGTTTCAATTCATTAACAGCAACAAACATTCTTAAGTGTTATGTTATGTAGTGAGTGAATTCAATAAAGGTGTATTTGTTGTATATACGAGTTTTCTAAATTACATCTTCTCCTTGCAGTTTGTATTCTTGTATGAACACAGTCTATTTGAAGACTCCCCCAAGATATTGGTGCAATGTAGGTTTTCCTTTCCTTTATATCTTCAATTTTGTATCATAAGCAGTTTGTtctattaattattgttactaaaattataaacttacttttaataCATGAATTTTATTCCACATTCTTGatttactcaaaatatttctatataaatggctACTAAGTAAGTCTATTGTTCCCTTCTATTTGCCTCAAGTTGCTGGATCAAGGTACTCTTCCATTAgtaccaaaattttaaacttaaagtaagGTGTaaaccttaataatttaattttttaacaaaccagTTATGTGGATTTATGTCAACACTAACAATTTAAAAGAtcttttttgcaaatattatatGTACCTTCTACTGATGTCAACATGTGATGTTGTTCTAGCAAATGGAAGGCTTGGTAGCAGTAAACATCATTTTTAAGAGCAATTCTGAAGTACTCTGCAGCATGAGCTCTGTTCTCGAGTTTCTCGTACACCTGTCCCTTCAGTAGAAGCAAAGCACTCTGCAGCTGCAACCGACATAGATGATCATCAAAGATGTTACAcctatattttttaacagctACTATTTTATTgctccaaatgaacaatgtttttataaatattattattaaaattattcccAAATAATACATGGAAAAGAGAGGAAAGGAATTTGATtagatatatttcaaagaaatattacataGCTTACACTCTGCTGAGTTAACATGATTCATTTGCAAAGTTCAatatgtataaaagaaaaaaccttaaaattctTAATTGATATACACGAATTAAATGCAGTTGataatataagtatttctaaCTAAGTTATTCTGAATGATTGTGGTAATAACATAATCTTGTTAAAAAACCGTGGATTTTTTCAATTGGCATAGTAAtgtaagcaaaataataaattaacaaatacataaatacacaacagcagtaacatataaaacaatgtatataaaataacaacaaaaacaaattagaGAAAGAGCAACAATTAGGACATAGCGGGACACTGTAGAGTAGTTTGTTACACTCTAATGATATGAAAGGTATTATTCCAGTAATGGGGATATACAGTGTCTGATGCATTGTGGACCAATTAATGCATTTCAAAGTAAAtcttattatgaatttaaaaatttaacttacacCTCTGGGTGTGAAGCCCTCCAGAATGCAGTATTCACCGATTGGTGGGATGCTGAAAGATGTCATCGCAACACTCACAGTCTGATTGGTGTCATCTTTAGACAGAATTAACAAAGCATCTTCATATTTTCGAGCCTCCAATAAGCATAAGCCAGCAAGCCACTGACACAGAGGTTGACTCTGGAACGCACAATAGACTGTATTAaagatcatatttatttaatcaattgtgAAAAgtggattaatttttaaattcaaataacttagcaaatatttatagtatttagtcAACTATCACAAGGCACATTTTTAATGGAAAAGTCATATGGACTAGAAATGAACGTCTGAtatccatattatattttaagtacaaagtatttaaaattacgaGCTAAAAGAATTGGAACTAGTTTCACCAGAACGTTTCTGAAACCATTGACTTCTTTGGAAGTCCAAATGCCGCCAGAACGATTTAATAAACATGCCAAGGAGTTCTGGTTCTACCTGCTCTGTTAAGTGGAACGACTAAGTTAAGTGAAACAGAttcttgtaaacctttttttatagagCTAGGCATACTAACGCTgccaagtatttacattttgcaaagcctggtttttatcaaagaaaatctGACTTCGTTTAGCCTAAGAAACTCtgtacattcttataataccagatctgtaaacttaattgatgtGAAATATACTAGGCTGAGCAAATCCCAACATAGCTATATCTACATtggtacaaaactatttaataagttacctctCAACGCCAAAACAATGAGCACTAAGAACTTTAAGAATATGTTAATTAAGTGGCTAAAAGTGAAAGCCTTTTATTCAGTTGAGGAagtttatttaagtgattttaataacattgaatgttgaattttaaactagttttaaggaattttaattagttgtaaatgttgaattttaaactggttttaaggaattttaattagttataagaaaTGTGACAATTGATGTGGCCTAACTCATACCAGCTCTgacattgttaatacttttaagtgggacaacaataaagattcttgatttcttGATTTCTAAGATGCTAAATGTCCCAGTACCAATCTAGGTTACAGGCAATAGCAACATTTCAAGTTGCAACCTGTCACTCTACTGGACTATTTAGAGTAATTTTAAAGGTACTATAATTTTACATTGTCAGTGGTTATTAATCCTTCAAAGTGTTTGTACTTAAGAAATGGATAACCTTTaacataacagtttattttactatattcagtttactttctaaatatttaataatgttttagctTCTGATTTTGAGTTCTATTTGGTgatttacagtaatgtaattttcagtacttcaataatattatttatcccACTTCTtgtgatgtaaaatatttgtttaattgaattgtttagtttactttaattACCAATTTTGTCAGTAACACTAAGAGGGgatttaaaatcttaattgaTTTGATCAAGATAGGTATCTACAGACTGGATGAAAAGTCCATACACACTGATAAAAGCTTCATCTCCAATGAAATCAACATGTAAACATTCAGCTGCGTTGACATTCCAAGATTCGCAATGAGAGGTTATATTCTAAAGGACTTGTGCTCCAATATTTTCATAcagaaacaaataaatgtaacgcCTAGTTGTTTCATGAATGTACAGTTTACTGAAGCACCTGTAATCGAAACAAAAATTTGTACTCTTACAAGGAAATCGAGAACAATCCACCACATGTGATGATTTGGACAAGAGTTACAGAATAAAAATCTGTTTAGTATCTGAATAAAACTGTGCATTGAGTATGATGGGATACACACAGACATTTTGGATTCCTAATCTTgtaagttgaaaataataataatattattttaataccaaacagttgattttttatttaaccccAGCAGTTGTTTTTCATTTATGTGTATCATATTTGTATGCGTAATTATGTAGAAGCACAATAATATTTGACATTATGCCTTATTTATCTTTTCTCTGTTTAAGTAAATAGGGCACttaatttcgttaaaataaaaaaaatgtttttactatagaATTTCTATGGTttagtgttaaattattattgtgtatgtattttgtttatgtttaatcttttttaatgtcaCAGAAGCTAAACATAAAAATTCTTCAGATGTGTATATTAAAACTATGAGTAATTTTTAAGTGGCACAGAAGTTTGTCgaggtttttgttttgatttgtttgtacattttgACGGAGACCCCAACACAGGTAATGCCTATGTGGTTCCTACTTTATTTCGTTTTGCAGTTTTTGTTTTGACAATGatgttataattttgatataatttgtaaaaattttgaatatttctgtaaaacTGTATATGTCTTTGGCgaaataaagatttgtttaaattgaatttgtttgAATTGTATTTTACCAGAAGTGAGTATGGACTTTTCACCCACCCTGTATATTGAACGAAAACCAATTGTGCAGAGAGAGACATAGCCTCGTAGAAGTCTGCCACCAGACATAAGTTTGACAATAAGTTGCTAAATTATGCATATCCATTCTCTAAggatgaatataattaaaatatacacaaatacataTAAACTGTTATGTTTATGcaatagtttttttaagataATCACATTGAAAAGGTATTCAAAAGACTGAAATATTTAGCGGtagagaatataaaaaagaatttatttaccatctaaaatattattatttttaacttacacaTACTTTTGTAAATCATTTGATATGGAATCAGGGGAGTGCTGCTCTCTCAAATGCTAttagagtaaaatatttgtaacagaaGAGAATCTGTTATACTATATTACAAGATAACCTATAGGAGTAAATGGAAGATCAAGTATAATACACCAACAAACTTTCTATAAAAcgttatttaagtatataatggatttttattttgtacattttcttgaataaataatattgctGTTATGATGGTCAATTATTGCACTGTGGTATTTTAAATAGCCTAGTGAGATTGCATGTGTTATTGGAACTTAGCAGATGAAGATTTAGAGATCAGAAACAATGGAGCAGGCAGCAGCTGCTCATGTACCATTGCAGAGACAATGAGGAGCCAAACTCTGAGGTCTGGCATGGATATAGGTAGGCTGAGTATTGTGTAATGGAATTGAGTATAACTTAATCTGACGGATGCAGGAATCTCTCTTCCTTAGAGGTTAAATATCCCCTATTCGAAGATAAAGTGAGGAGAACTAATAGACATCAGGACTGGTCTTGATAAGAAAAAGAGAGCTCTTCTTATAATTTTGATTCAGTACAATGAAGAGTTAAGAAGAGAAGTCTATAGGGAATTTCTGTGACAATCTAGGAGGATTCTGGAAACTTCACACGGATGGTAGGCTTGATGAGCCAGTGGGAGAGGATATCTTTGATCTTAAGAAGGTGCTGAAACTCACAATAAGAAATAATCCTTCTAAAAGCAAGCCAATCAATCTTAAGGTACAAATTACAAGGGAAAACCAAAAGAATCTGGAATGattcttttttaaacatatgcatttcatttttgtacaaaaaacaaaacaaaccttaTTCCCTTCAAAACATTCTTTATTCCACTTGATACATTTGTTAAATGTCATTCcattgtttaaaagatttttaatgcTCAACTTCAGTAATGGGCGACAGCTTCTTCGTCGGCTTTTTTCTTGATGTCATCAACATTGTCATATCCCtctttgaaatgtaaatattaacatagaGCTAGGTCACCTAAGTGCAGTGTGTGAGATAGAGGTACCATGTCATTTTAACAAAAAACTGACTAATAGGCTGTATGTGCATGTATGTTGTTATCATAAAAAAACCAGTACATTGATTACCACAAATCTTTTTCACAAACACTATTGCACAATCTTCTTAAAACTTCAATCCGCAAACTTCAATGATCTGTTACCACAATCTCTTGATTGTTTTACTATTCCTGGCTGTTTAGGCAGTTGATGGCCTTCTAGGATGTTTGTCATCAATAAACGTAATATTTTGAAAGAAGAGAAAaccatttgttatattttaatttcctctGTTAATTAACAGTGTCCTCTTTGTAagctgttttaatattataactgtttaaattgGGGTTTTTAATGAGCgggaaacaaaatttaaaaaatgcacatTGTTTACCTTTAACTTGCTAtcatacaaaacaaagaaaaatcaaaatagttCAAGGGAAAATAATTACTACAGACATAGGCATATTGAGGGGGGGTTTCAGGGGTACCTCCCccccattaataaaaatatgcaagAAAAACTTatgttaaactgaaagtatattCGTAATCgaacaatgtattatatagttcagttttgttttgataCTTTTTACAACAGCTGACATACAGTAAAACACAAGACACATGCTTCGTAATTTGTTGGAATGAAGAGTTTATCTGCAAACCGTGGGGGTTGAAAAATATAATGCAGACCTCACTTCCCACGCTTTAGGCGAGAGAGACAGCGAGCAGTGGCCATGAACACCTAGTCGCCTACAGTCTTAACATAGTCCTCATCACTTTTGTTGTTGACACTAATAGTTTTTTAGTAACttgtgttattaataaatacagataGTGGTagtttttactaacaaaaataaaataaaagtacaaaaacattagATTGCTGATTTTACCATTTAGGAATATTATAATTCTTAGAAGTGAATTAGCGTCAGCTGCGTTTATGCACAATGCACAACCGCTCAGCAGCGATTAAAAAACtcacaattactaattttatgtCTCAAAATTTATGCAGttgtatacacagtaaatatatCCTCTATACAAATACATGTCGATTTATATCctaatattttttgaagtaataAGTATACATGCCtacattttcaagtaaaatatatgtatactgaAAGCCcattttagaatgtataaattCTAGGTAAAAGGTGGAGGATGTGTCTATTAGTTCTTAATGTTTCCATTTTCCGAGCCTGTGTTATTCTCATTAATAAAGcataattttcttgaaattctttcGTGTTTCCAAAAACGGAAGTTTCCAAAAGGGTAACCTAAGTCAAGTCAGTGACAAGAATGAATTATGCTATACAACCATACCAGGAGAGTTATGTACGATGCAAGTCCTATCTCAGGCACCACTACTCCATTTTATTTTAGGTCAACCTTGTATTTTCATGGTGCTCTTCACACAAACCAATACGAGACTCATCCCAAATATTCTATAATACACTTTACCACAGACTGTTATGTATGAATttcattgtattgtaattaatatggctttgatttcaataataaaaacaatacagatttatttaaacaatactttgttttttaaaatatttttagtgacatAGTCTTACTGCCCTCTGTGAAATTTAGAGGTGGCCCTTAGTGCTATGGTGCACACTAGGGTTCTGGTCCACAAGAAGATATTGATTGATATTCTGTTTCCAACTATGTGTAGAATACGTGTCACATTTCAGCTTGGCTCTGAGTCATACTCCTTCTTTTAGGTGGTTAACAGATGGTCTTTGTCCTAAAGCCTGGATTGGTAATGCAAAGTCATTTCGGCCAATTTCCTTGTTCTCCCTTTTTCAGAAAGGTAAATTCAAGGTATGTGGGCTGGTACAGGAAGTACAAAAAGACCTGTTGAGCATGCCATTGTCATAGTGAAAATCAACGTTCCTTGCTTGCCATTCTCTCTTAAGGCTATACAATAAATCTTTTAGGCTGCAATTCATGACACCAAATCTCTCCATAACTTTTCTCTTAATTCTAGAATGTCAACATTTACATATCATAAAAAGGATTTAAGAGTGTCTTGATAGTTACCTTATCAAGACCTTTGTTCCTGATGAGAGCAGCCGCCCTATGATATTGTCGGGACCGGAACAAACACTGAGCCTGCCAGTACACATCTCGTGCGTCCGCTCCGCTCATGACGGTCACCTTCTCTGCCCAGAACAGTGCAGTCTCATTGTTGttctacaataataaaacacatatttcgTATAAAGAATGTTCAacataattaatagtaaaatataagatTACGCTTGTACTTTATCTCCGTAATTAGTACGgtcatatatttcatatttgctTTTGTATACTTTAATCTTTTAACAGCTATGACTATTTTTGTTAGTGGTAAAATATTACCAATTCAATTCTACTTTCTGTAATGACAGAATGAGGAGATAATGATCTCCTTGACTGCCACACTTGGGTTACATTCAACTGTCACACCCTTGTTATCATGTTTTCCATTAGCATCTACATGATGCCTGACAGTTGTAAGTTAATATACATGGGCCTCTAGTAGTATTTACTTGAACTACTGCAGCTCCTCGGTAGTGATGTTTCATGGATACGACACTCAACTAAATACATTCAATAATGATAAAGTTTTAACGGGACTTCAGAAACAAAACATTactgttttatacttttcaagtgattttttttaagttactattggaagttttgtatttatattttgattgtgcTGCAGTCGGTATAGCCAGGAACTAATTGTAATAATGATAAGGATGTTTTATCTATTTAAGATTTGTCTGGATACATTCTGAGTAAGCATTCAGCAGTGTAACGAGCATGATGACAATCGGGGTACAAACCCAATTTATCAACCAAGATCTGACAAATCAGGAGATTCTACAGCATTTTGGTAAATTAATATATCACTGAAGTTGATCATGATGGGCAAGAAACATACTACTTGTGTGCTGACTGTGTAGTAGTAATTTACTGACTACCACTTACTCAAAAACTAATAAGAGGAgtgaattttgttgtaaatagtgtagtataatatgtattttatacattgatCTGACAAGGAAGAGGTCACTTTAAAtgcattttgttttacaataatttagatgTATTTACTTTGATTAtctttgtattttgttatttatgttagtttaagtttattatataattattacattgttgcTTTGTACAAAACGAATTGCCTTTGGTtcaatgaagaaataaataaaatggccAGAGATGTTATTGAAGTATTCTAGCAAAATCTccaatttagtatattttttattttacagaaattacataacaaatcacTCACATATGTTTCAAGTTTATCAATAATCGATAATAAAACGTGCTGATAACAGTACCGGCAGTACATAAGGTGGAGTGCTAATAGTAAGGTTATGAATCTACTATCAACACTAAGGtctaatttacaacaataaaattaaaacttactgcATCA from Homalodisca vitripennis isolate AUS2020 chromosome 2, UT_GWSS_2.1, whole genome shotgun sequence encodes the following:
- the LOC124355640 gene encoding cell division cycle protein 16 homolog; this translates as MTSQDNYVNIDRFRQKVRFYLDANNNETALFWAEKVTVMSGADARDVYWQAQCLFRSRQYHRAAALIRNKGLDKSQPLCQWLAGLCLLEARKYEDALLILSKDDTNQTVSVAMTSFSIPPIGEYCILEGFTPRGLQSALLLLKGQVYEKLENRAHAAEYFRIALKNDVYCYQAFHLLEQHHMLTSVEEKELLSSLPFKEQCYENDLLPAVYEILLNKYQSIPQMSLTPALSHPRLSESLDVEVARAEKLYHACAFRQCLSKTQE